A genomic stretch from Bradyrhizobium quebecense includes:
- a CDS encoding type II secretion system protein codes for MNEASQRGFTLLEMVCVLAIIALLAAVLLPFIPHQTSRSRLQAYALQTATLLKADRNAAIERSTSVATLVDAASRVIHSGASRMTVRIPDDVRFDAVLPQSCQRRAALSTIRFFANGGSCGGSIALTRLDAGYEVRVNWLTGRVEIVARDVAAN; via the coding sequence ATGAATGAGGCGTCGCAGCGCGGCTTTACCCTGCTCGAGATGGTGTGCGTGCTTGCCATCATCGCGCTGCTGGCGGCCGTGCTGCTCCCGTTCATTCCGCACCAGACCTCGCGATCGCGCTTGCAGGCCTATGCGTTGCAGACGGCAACGCTGCTGAAGGCCGATCGCAATGCCGCTATCGAGCGCAGCACCAGCGTTGCGACGCTGGTCGATGCGGCGAGCCGGGTGATCCACTCTGGCGCATCACGCATGACGGTGCGAATCCCCGATGACGTGCGGTTCGATGCGGTGCTGCCGCAGAGCTGTCAGCGCCGCGCCGCACTGTCGACCATCCGCTTCTTCGCCAATGGCGGTTCCTGCGGCGGCTCCATCGCGCTGACGCGGCTCGATGCGGGATACGAGGTCCGCGTCAACTGGCTCACCGGAAGGGTAGAAATCGTTGCTCGCGACGTCGCCGCCAACTAA
- the gspM gene encoding type II secretion system protein GspM, with translation MSAASRSLTAVSTSPLVATASYLGLFVLLLFVVISSLSDIIGLRSDVAASAGMLEQLEGRSKANTAPGQSPMPTGSAYLEGATVTVAGATLLQRVSGAVIKAGGNVLSTQLDVPNAPAKAGFISMVASSEIEQAQLQQVLYDLEAGMPFLFIDQLVVQPVADEAAKGADPGKLRVLLGVSGQWRGAK, from the coding sequence ATGAGCGCAGCATCCCGATCGCTGACCGCCGTCAGCACTTCGCCACTGGTCGCGACCGCGAGCTATCTCGGCCTCTTCGTGCTGCTGCTCTTCGTCGTCATCTCGTCGCTCTCGGACATCATCGGCCTGCGCAGCGATGTTGCGGCGTCGGCCGGAATGCTGGAGCAACTGGAGGGACGGTCCAAGGCGAATACCGCGCCCGGTCAGTCCCCGATGCCGACCGGTTCCGCCTATCTCGAGGGGGCGACCGTCACGGTTGCCGGCGCCACGCTGCTGCAGCGCGTGTCGGGCGCGGTGATCAAGGCCGGCGGCAATGTGTTGTCGACGCAGCTCGACGTTCCCAACGCGCCCGCGAAGGCCGGCTTCATCAGCATGGTCGCAAGCAGCGAGATCGAACAGGCGCAGTTGCAACAGGTGCTCTACGATCTCGAAGCCGGCATGCCGTTCCTGTTCATCGACCAGTTGGTCGTGCAACCCGTCGCCGACGAGGCGGCGAAGGGCGCCGATCCCGGCAAGCTGCGCGTGCTGCTCGGCGTATCCGGACAATGGCGAGGAGCCAAGTGA
- a CDS encoding PulJ/GspJ family protein: MTPARTAQRTGERGFTLIETIVALALMGLLLSALASITAQWLPSWNRGLDRIQRSELIGIALERIGADLAAAEFVAANRDTHKPLFDGSELSVTFVRTSVGPNAGPGLDVVHLGETRDRSEFVTVRSQARFTPLADRVSLSEQVHLGSPVVLLRAPYRLSFAYAGADRAWKSVWKDANKLPAMIRLTVRDAASQRVLSVSTIAPVHVQIPSDCTKPDGNCGDKQSSDGATDQGKT, translated from the coding sequence ATGACCCCGGCAAGGACAGCACAGCGAACGGGCGAGCGTGGCTTCACGCTGATCGAGACCATCGTCGCGCTGGCGCTGATGGGGCTGTTGCTATCGGCGCTCGCCAGCATCACGGCGCAATGGCTGCCGAGCTGGAACCGGGGGCTCGACCGGATCCAGCGCAGCGAATTGATCGGGATCGCGCTGGAACGGATCGGCGCCGATCTCGCCGCGGCGGAGTTCGTTGCCGCCAACCGCGATACCCACAAGCCGCTGTTCGACGGATCGGAATTGTCGGTCACGTTCGTGCGCACGTCGGTGGGGCCGAATGCGGGGCCGGGGCTCGACGTGGTGCACCTTGGTGAAACCCGGGATCGCAGCGAGTTCGTCACGGTTCGTTCGCAGGCGCGCTTCACGCCGCTGGCCGACAGGGTGTCGCTTTCGGAGCAGGTGCATCTCGGCAGCCCCGTCGTGCTGCTGCGCGCACCCTATCGCCTGTCGTTCGCCTATGCCGGTGCCGACCGGGCCTGGAAGAGCGTGTGGAAGGACGCCAACAAGCTGCCGGCGATGATCCGGTTGACCGTCCGTGATGCGGCAAGCCAGCGCGTCCTGTCGGTGTCGACCATCGCGCCGGTCCATGTGCAGATCCCGAGCGACTGCACCAAGCCGGACGGCAATTGCGGCGACAAGCAAAGTTCCGACGGTGCCACCGATCAGGGGAAGACGTGA
- a CDS encoding prepilin-type N-terminal cleavage/methylation domain-containing protein, whose amino-acid sequence MDAGFTIIEVLVALALVAVSIVAIGAVMGVKTRGVRAMEQHVALMQAARTLMTVGIPPRAELQSGKSTGQAEGYRWTIEVSPLGGDWTVPESNVPWAPELVRIRVKSPGGASSDIRTVRLMPRSSE is encoded by the coding sequence ATGGATGCGGGGTTCACCATCATCGAGGTGCTGGTGGCGCTGGCGCTGGTGGCTGTCTCGATCGTTGCGATCGGCGCCGTCATGGGCGTCAAGACGCGCGGCGTCCGGGCCATGGAGCAGCACGTCGCGCTGATGCAGGCGGCGCGCACTTTGATGACGGTCGGCATTCCGCCGCGCGCCGAACTGCAATCGGGCAAGTCGACGGGGCAGGCGGAGGGCTACCGCTGGACCATCGAGGTCAGTCCGCTTGGTGGCGACTGGACCGTGCCCGAGAGCAACGTGCCCTGGGCGCCTGAACTGGTGCGAATTCGCGTCAAGTCTCCGGGCGGTGCGTCGTCCGACATTCGCACCGTGCGCCTGATGCCGAGGTCTTCGGAATGA
- a CDS encoding PilN domain-containing protein — MAILAEARQWFEQWIGAVATAVDGVAGRFMRRRSIELDENADGTFTARATASRDGSPSAPVSFRLDHDAPQPPLSTEWKTAFDGSRIEVRLRSDHVVSRVLDFPSQAGGFLDGMIRAQVDRLTPWTAADAVFGWGAPQPISNDRIEVAFSATAASKVDPLIRMARMLDAATVAVSAPAVGGDGAPLQVTLLDRSLRGLAGPVVPRLLRIGLVATAAAAAVSLLLNIYLGGWLQSEQEDLQHRISQRRAALRLDANGDSSGLGLLAKRKQTTPSSVMVLEAISRVLPDTTYVTELRIEGNKVQVVGLTQDAPSLIRLLEQSPQFTRATFFAPTTRAANESAERFHVEANISASFGSGS; from the coding sequence ATGGCAATACTCGCCGAAGCACGGCAATGGTTCGAGCAATGGATCGGCGCGGTCGCGACTGCCGTCGACGGCGTTGCCGGCAGGTTCATGCGCCGGCGCAGCATCGAGCTCGACGAAAATGCCGACGGCACGTTCACAGCCCGCGCCACCGCGTCGAGAGATGGCTCGCCGTCAGCTCCGGTTTCGTTCCGGCTCGATCACGATGCGCCGCAGCCTCCGTTGTCAACAGAGTGGAAGACGGCGTTCGACGGCAGCCGCATCGAGGTGCGTTTGCGATCGGATCACGTCGTCAGCCGCGTGCTTGATTTCCCGAGCCAGGCGGGCGGTTTCCTCGATGGCATGATCCGCGCGCAGGTCGACCGCCTGACGCCATGGACCGCCGCCGATGCGGTCTTTGGCTGGGGGGCGCCGCAGCCGATCTCCAATGACCGTATCGAAGTCGCGTTCAGTGCGACCGCGGCGAGCAAGGTCGATCCGCTGATCCGGATGGCCAGGATGCTCGACGCCGCCACCGTTGCAGTCTCGGCGCCGGCGGTTGGCGGCGACGGCGCCCCGCTGCAGGTGACGCTGCTCGACAGATCGCTGCGCGGCCTTGCCGGACCTGTGGTTCCACGCCTCTTGCGCATCGGCCTGGTCGCGACGGCGGCTGCGGCCGCGGTGTCCCTGCTGCTCAACATCTATCTCGGCGGCTGGCTGCAATCCGAGCAGGAGGACCTGCAACACCGCATCTCGCAGCGCCGCGCCGCGCTGCGTCTCGATGCCAATGGCGACTCGTCCGGTCTCGGCCTGCTCGCCAAGCGCAAGCAGACGACGCCATCGAGCGTCATGGTTCTGGAAGCGATCTCGCGCGTCCTGCCCGACACGACCTATGTGACGGAGCTCCGCATCGAGGGCAACAAGGTGCAGGTGGTGGGACTGACCCAGGATGCGCCATCCCTGATCCGCCTGCTGGAACAGTCGCCGCAATTCACCCGCGCGACATTCTTCGCGCCGACGACCCGCGCCGCGAATGAATCGGCGGAGCGGTTCCACGTCGAGGCCAATATATCCGCGTCCTTTGGGTCCGGCTCATGA
- the gspD gene encoding type II secretion system secretin GspD, whose protein sequence is MQRVGTVGRCPTIRGGLAAIFALTSLGLLASCNSATVGESVDASQVDVTDKVRSLDLLPRQPQPVSGLAATGGGQGGSVRAAMYEGSEVTAVADARPQPAANGNGFDLNFESTPVATVAKVVLGDILHVGYTIDPRVQGTVSLVSVRPVPKSDMVFVLENALRLSGVVLLKDTAGYRLTPLGDAVGGGRVDAAAANPEPGFGISVVPLQYVSAQTLLKLTDSFATRAGSIRADTTRNLLLIQGTGAERRTAVDTVLSFDVDWMRGQSVGIFPISSGSPAPVIAELEKIVDSGENGLSQNVIKFMPVARLNAVLVVTKKPDMLHTAATWIKRLDRNDTARTSVHVYRVKYGDARQIARVLTDMFLGGSSGNLLDSADSQLAPGSGTSSTSSVADRLSANGNSGSNSNSFASRGTSGTGATGQGLGQGFGAGGQANNPNQGQGNNAALDSGRGAGSGSGNGQPVMQDVRITPDVVNNNLLIYADQANYRIIEATLQQIDEPQLQVAIDATIAEVTLNNTLSYGVQTYLTSRNLGLKPNVGSFTGTQATTAPATTTDATTGAVSVAGSVTNAFINRAFPGFNFLIGSETQPSLILDALHAVTSVKVLSNPSLVVINNQVATLQVGDVVPVSTGSATVLTGSNTVVNTIDYRNTGIILRVSPRVSVNGTVRLDVEQEISNVPQTSANSLTPTVSERRVKSQIAVANGQTVLLAGLISEQQSGNRNALPVLDQIPGLGDAFGHQSNGTQRTELIIFIRPQIIRNGSDAQMVAEELRSKLRGNIATTSTNAPITTAYH, encoded by the coding sequence ATGCAACGCGTAGGCACAGTGGGCCGCTGCCCGACGATCCGCGGCGGCCTGGCAGCCATTTTTGCCCTGACGTCACTGGGGTTGCTGGCGTCCTGCAATTCCGCGACGGTCGGCGAGAGTGTGGACGCGTCCCAGGTCGACGTCACCGACAAGGTGCGATCGCTGGATCTCTTGCCGCGCCAGCCGCAACCGGTGAGCGGGCTGGCGGCGACAGGCGGCGGCCAGGGCGGCAGCGTCCGCGCGGCGATGTATGAGGGAAGCGAAGTGACTGCCGTCGCCGACGCGCGGCCGCAGCCGGCCGCGAACGGGAATGGCTTCGATCTGAATTTCGAGAGCACGCCGGTTGCGACCGTCGCCAAGGTCGTGCTCGGCGACATCCTGCATGTCGGATACACCATCGACCCGCGGGTACAGGGCACGGTGAGCCTGGTGTCGGTCCGCCCGGTGCCGAAATCCGACATGGTCTTCGTGCTTGAAAACGCGCTTCGCCTGAGCGGCGTGGTGTTGCTGAAAGATACCGCGGGCTATCGCCTGACGCCGCTCGGCGACGCCGTCGGCGGCGGCCGCGTCGATGCCGCGGCGGCCAATCCCGAACCCGGATTCGGCATCTCGGTGGTTCCCCTGCAATATGTGTCGGCCCAGACCCTGCTAAAGCTGACCGACAGCTTCGCCACCAGGGCAGGCTCTATCCGCGCCGACACGACGCGCAATCTGCTTCTGATCCAGGGCACCGGCGCCGAGCGCCGCACCGCCGTCGACACCGTGCTCAGCTTCGACGTCGACTGGATGCGCGGCCAATCGGTCGGCATCTTCCCGATCTCGAGCGGCTCGCCCGCGCCCGTCATCGCCGAGCTGGAGAAGATCGTCGATTCCGGCGAGAACGGCCTCAGCCAGAACGTCATCAAGTTCATGCCGGTCGCACGCCTCAACGCGGTGCTGGTGGTGACCAAGAAGCCGGACATGCTGCACACGGCGGCGACCTGGATCAAGCGCCTCGACCGCAACGACACCGCGCGCACCTCGGTCCATGTCTACCGCGTCAAATACGGCGATGCGCGCCAGATCGCGCGGGTTCTGACCGACATGTTCCTCGGCGGATCGTCCGGCAATTTGCTCGACAGCGCCGACAGCCAGCTCGCGCCCGGCTCCGGCACCTCGTCGACCTCGAGCGTCGCCGACCGTCTGTCCGCGAACGGCAACTCGGGCTCGAACTCGAACAGCTTTGCCTCGCGCGGCACGTCAGGGACAGGCGCAACGGGTCAGGGCCTCGGCCAGGGATTTGGCGCCGGCGGGCAAGCGAACAATCCCAATCAGGGCCAGGGCAACAATGCCGCGCTGGATAGCGGACGCGGCGCTGGCTCGGGCTCAGGCAACGGCCAGCCCGTCATGCAGGACGTACGGATCACGCCCGATGTCGTGAACAACAATCTGCTGATCTACGCCGATCAGGCCAACTACCGCATCATCGAGGCGACGCTGCAGCAGATCGACGAGCCGCAGCTCCAGGTCGCGATCGATGCGACGATCGCCGAGGTCACGCTCAACAACACTTTGTCCTATGGTGTGCAGACCTATCTCACCAGCAGGAACCTCGGCCTGAAGCCGAACGTCGGCTCGTTCACGGGCACCCAAGCCACCACGGCGCCCGCGACCACCACGGACGCGACCACCGGGGCCGTCTCCGTCGCAGGCTCGGTCACCAATGCCTTCATCAACCGCGCCTTCCCGGGCTTCAACTTCCTGATCGGATCCGAGACGCAGCCGAGCCTCATCCTAGATGCGCTGCATGCCGTCACCAGCGTCAAGGTGCTCTCCAATCCGTCGCTGGTCGTGATCAACAACCAGGTCGCGACCCTGCAGGTCGGTGACGTCGTCCCGGTGTCGACCGGCAGCGCGACGGTGCTGACCGGCAGCAACACGGTGGTCAACACCATCGACTATCGCAACACCGGCATCATCCTGCGGGTCTCACCGCGGGTCAGCGTGAACGGCACCGTGCGGCTCGATGTCGAGCAGGAGATCAGCAACGTTCCGCAGACCAGCGCGAACAGCCTGACCCCGACGGTGTCGGAGCGGAGGGTCAAGAGCCAGATCGCGGTCGCCAACGGCCAGACCGTGCTGCTGGCGGGCCTGATCAGCGAACAGCAGAGCGGCAACCGCAATGCGCTTCCCGTGCTTGACCAGATTCCCGGCCTCGGTGATGCCTTCGGACATCAGAGCAACGGCACCCAGCGCACCGAGCTGATCATCTTCATTCGCCCGCAGATCATCCGCAACGGTTCCGACGCCCAGATGGTGGCCGAGGAGCTGCGATCGAAATTGCGCGGCAACATCGCAACGACATCGACCAATGCGCCGATTACCACCGCCTACCACTGA
- the gspG gene encoding type II secretion system major pseudopilin GspG: protein MRAGRDPARSQRPRRSGQEGFTLVEMLVVIAIIGLIMGLIGPRVLNYLSESKVKTARIQLQSFSSALDLFYLDAGRFPSTAEGLAALVRRTPGVAAWNGPYLKGGNVPNDPWNHPYLYRSPGEHGPYDIVSYGSDGQEGGSGTSADISLEKTTAANNDQ, encoded by the coding sequence ATGCGAGCGGGACGCGATCCGGCGCGCTCACAACGGCCAAGGCGGTCGGGGCAGGAAGGCTTCACGCTGGTCGAGATGCTGGTGGTGATCGCGATCATCGGCCTCATCATGGGGCTGATCGGGCCGCGCGTGCTCAACTATCTCAGCGAATCCAAGGTCAAGACCGCGCGTATCCAGTTGCAGAGCTTCTCCAGCGCGCTCGACCTGTTCTACCTCGACGCCGGACGCTTCCCGTCCACGGCGGAGGGACTTGCCGCGCTGGTCCGGCGCACGCCGGGCGTCGCCGCCTGGAACGGCCCCTATCTGAAGGGCGGCAACGTTCCGAACGATCCCTGGAACCATCCCTATCTCTATCGCTCGCCGGGCGAACACGGGCCTTACGATATCGTCTCCTATGGCTCCGACGGTCAGGAGGGCGGCAGCGGCACCTCGGCCGACATCTCGCTGGAAAAGACGACAGCCGCCAACAACGACCAATAG
- a CDS encoding general secretion pathway protein GspK, whose product MAASGNNIGRSPPNRGFVIVAVLWILLALSSLAIIFSAYLAASARALAASDLSLQTEALVSAGLELTAYQLTLTDEKTRPQYGAFHFGLDDASVGVSFTSEAGRVDLNYASKEMLIGLFVVLGARKDAASEYADRIVGWRTRPAPGSENVEAARYNALGYSPRQGLFTHVNELALVAGIPEAFVDRVLPFVTVFNGSPDVDPAIAAPEVALAVDKASGKQQDSFGAPAPSPNGGLSAGSQAPNPQSAASTAQSPCYRIAISIRFRNGHRTTSEAVIALGDKVEPYRVLSWQNDVEPRSTVLPRRRG is encoded by the coding sequence ATGGCGGCGTCTGGCAATAATATCGGCCGATCGCCGCCCAATCGCGGCTTCGTCATCGTTGCGGTGCTCTGGATTCTGCTTGCGCTGTCGTCGCTGGCGATCATCTTCTCGGCCTATCTTGCCGCGTCGGCGCGCGCGTTGGCGGCCAGTGACCTGTCGCTGCAGACCGAGGCACTGGTGTCGGCCGGGCTCGAACTCACCGCCTATCAGCTGACGCTGACGGATGAGAAGACGAGGCCGCAGTACGGGGCGTTTCATTTCGGGCTTGACGACGCCAGCGTCGGTGTCTCCTTTACGTCGGAGGCCGGCCGCGTTGACCTGAACTACGCGTCGAAGGAAATGCTGATCGGCCTGTTTGTCGTGCTCGGCGCCCGAAAGGACGCCGCCAGCGAATACGCCGACCGGATCGTCGGCTGGCGAACCCGGCCCGCGCCGGGCAGCGAGAATGTGGAGGCCGCGCGCTACAACGCGCTCGGCTATTCGCCGCGGCAGGGGCTGTTCACCCATGTCAACGAGCTGGCGCTGGTCGCCGGGATCCCCGAAGCCTTCGTCGATCGTGTGTTGCCGTTCGTGACGGTGTTCAACGGCAGTCCGGATGTTGATCCGGCCATCGCCGCGCCGGAAGTGGCTCTTGCCGTGGATAAGGCATCGGGGAAGCAGCAGGACAGCTTCGGCGCGCCTGCTCCGTCGCCGAACGGCGGCCTCAGCGCCGGATCGCAGGCGCCGAACCCGCAAAGTGCGGCATCGACTGCGCAGAGCCCATGCTACCGGATCGCAATCTCGATCCGGTTCCGCAACGGCCACCGCACCACGTCTGAAGCGGTGATTGCGCTCGGCGACAAGGTCGAGCCATATCGTGTGTTGTCCTGGCAGAACGATGTCGAGCCGCGAAGCACGGTTCTGCCGCGGAGGAGAGGTTGA
- a CDS encoding GspE/PulE family protein translates to MANDLSVRFVDYLRQNNHLAPIDGSPERSGQGADARQLKLWEVTSLAPTEFADEAARFFALGRLTLQEMTSAEPLVGAFSPRFLRETMVYPCRAADGTTVLAVVDPTDQATLRAAQIVLGAGIKVKVASSEDVAIALNNSSSAEEAETTDTTAALPREDDIESLRDLASGAPVVRAVNDLIEKAVEFRASDIHIEPFSAGLMVRLRIDGLLRPVAALSGVLPQAVVSRIKIIANLNIAERRLPQDGAARLRVGRTDIDIRVAIMPMQHGESAVIRILPKDRGLLVVEKLGFSENDEAKLRRLLKLPYGMVVITGPTGSGKTTTLATILSILNEPSRKILTIEDPVEYEIPGVNQSQVKPAIGLTFATALRSFVRQDPDVIMVGEVRDSETAHVAVHAALTGHLVLTTLHTETAAAAVPRLLDLGVEGYLLRSVLRGVIAQRLVRQLCERCKAARPLATADFTEDPRLTALGFREGEIIHEPCGCERCGGTGYRGRLGVFELLELSSELRELIGERSDGMKIDRMAIRAGMTTMLDDGVAKCRAGLTSPAEILRVATVR, encoded by the coding sequence ATGGCCAACGACCTGTCCGTTCGGTTCGTGGATTATCTTCGTCAGAACAATCACCTGGCGCCGATCGACGGATCGCCTGAGCGGAGCGGGCAGGGCGCCGACGCCAGGCAACTGAAGCTGTGGGAGGTCACCAGCCTCGCACCGACCGAATTCGCCGACGAAGCCGCGCGCTTCTTCGCGCTCGGCCGCCTCACGCTGCAGGAGATGACCTCGGCCGAACCGCTGGTCGGGGCGTTCTCGCCGCGCTTCCTGCGCGAGACCATGGTCTATCCATGCCGGGCAGCCGATGGGACCACTGTCCTGGCGGTCGTCGACCCGACCGACCAGGCGACGCTGCGGGCGGCGCAGATCGTGCTTGGCGCCGGCATCAAAGTGAAGGTGGCTTCGTCGGAAGACGTCGCCATCGCGCTGAACAACTCTTCCAGCGCCGAGGAGGCCGAGACCACCGATACGACGGCGGCGCTGCCCCGCGAAGACGACATCGAGAGCCTGCGCGATCTCGCCAGCGGTGCGCCGGTGGTGCGCGCGGTCAACGATCTGATCGAGAAGGCCGTCGAGTTCCGCGCCAGCGACATCCATATCGAGCCGTTTTCCGCCGGCCTCATGGTGCGCTTGCGCATCGATGGCCTGCTGCGGCCGGTCGCGGCGCTGTCGGGGGTGCTGCCACAGGCGGTGGTCTCCCGCATCAAGATCATCGCCAATCTCAACATCGCCGAGCGCCGCCTGCCGCAGGACGGTGCGGCGCGGCTGCGGGTCGGGCGCACCGACATCGATATCCGCGTCGCGATCATGCCGATGCAACACGGCGAATCCGCCGTCATCCGCATCCTGCCCAAGGATCGCGGCCTGCTGGTTGTCGAAAAGCTGGGATTCTCGGAGAACGACGAAGCCAAGCTGCGGCGGCTGCTGAAGCTGCCGTACGGTATGGTCGTGATCACGGGGCCGACCGGCAGCGGCAAGACCACGACGCTGGCGACGATCCTCTCGATCCTCAATGAGCCCAGCCGCAAGATTCTGACGATCGAGGATCCGGTCGAATACGAGATCCCCGGCGTCAACCAGTCCCAGGTCAAGCCGGCGATCGGCTTGACCTTCGCCACCGCGCTGCGCTCCTTCGTTCGCCAGGACCCTGATGTCATCATGGTCGGTGAAGTCAGAGATTCCGAGACCGCGCATGTCGCGGTGCATGCGGCGCTGACCGGGCATCTGGTGCTGACGACGCTGCACACCGAGACCGCGGCTGCCGCGGTGCCGCGCCTGCTCGACCTCGGGGTCGAAGGCTATCTGCTGCGTTCGGTGCTGCGCGGCGTGATCGCGCAGCGCCTGGTCCGCCAATTGTGCGAGCGCTGCAAGGCGGCGCGGCCGCTGGCAACGGCCGATTTCACCGAGGATCCCCGGCTCACCGCACTCGGATTCCGGGAAGGCGAGATCATTCACGAGCCATGCGGTTGCGAGCGTTGCGGCGGGACCGGTTATCGCGGCCGTCTCGGCGTGTTCGAGCTGCTCGAATTATCCAGTGAACTGCGCGAACTGATCGGAGAGCGAAGCGACGGAATGAAGATCGATAGGATGGCGATCCGGGCGGGCATGACCACGATGCTCGATGACGGAGTTGCCAAATGCCGCGCCGGATTGACCTCGCCCGCCGAGATCCTCCGCGTTGCAACGGTGCGGTGA
- a CDS encoding tetratricopeptide repeat protein yields the protein MLTQRTALCASLAVALWGTTASVASADSVARGTAAFHRGDYVRASRELAPAADRDNPRALGLLGFMYEHGFGVPQAYDAAADLYYRGAVQGDPFAQAMLGLMYDKGHGVPNDYVLAYKWLNLAAARTGGRQRDAYLRFRDAVASKLSRNEIVAGQRFALGWVPGRPAPDVHLTIK from the coding sequence GTGCTCACGCAACGGACCGCCCTCTGCGCCTCGCTTGCGGTCGCGCTTTGGGGCACGACCGCGTCCGTCGCGAGCGCCGACAGCGTTGCGCGCGGAACGGCCGCCTTCCATCGCGGCGACTATGTCAGGGCGTCCCGGGAGCTTGCGCCGGCCGCCGACCGCGACAACCCAAGAGCCCTCGGCCTGCTCGGATTCATGTACGAGCACGGCTTCGGCGTCCCGCAGGCCTATGATGCTGCCGCCGATCTCTACTATCGCGGCGCGGTGCAGGGCGATCCGTTCGCGCAAGCCATGCTCGGCCTGATGTACGACAAGGGCCACGGCGTTCCGAACGATTACGTGCTGGCCTACAAATGGCTCAATCTGGCGGCGGCCCGCACCGGCGGGCGGCAGCGCGATGCCTATCTCCGATTCCGCGATGCGGTTGCCTCAAAGCTCTCGAGGAATGAGATCGTCGCCGGCCAGCGGTTTGCATTGGGATGGGTCCCCGGCCGGCCGGCGCCGGACGTGCACCTGACGATCAAGTAG
- a CDS encoding type II secretion system F family protein produces MPNYRYRALTQAGEIVNGTISAPTAAEVARRIEYLKLLPIETTEDKRASGATGGRSLFGGPSAAEVTTFTRDLALLLKAGARLDDALELLSGDADVGRMRPVVAKIRAALLTGESFADAVADHPTLFQPMYIALVRVGEISGTLDSVLEMLGTERARSEQMRRKLTDAMQYPAFVLVAASGVMLFFLLFVLPQFSTVLGDFGGKSDTALASFIAVSDFLRANATAASLISAATIALAWWLLRQARVRAALVSGISRLPGISSAFQFYRASLFCRNLGVLLGSGVNLTAALRILVDIMAVTGSGANWTAAADRVRHGGKLSDALAVADSLPPMAVRMLRLGEETGQLPVLAGRVAEFYEAKLQRSLDRVVGIVGPLAIITISTVVGGLIVSVMTALLSVTQLVG; encoded by the coding sequence GTGCCGAATTATCGCTATCGCGCTTTGACCCAGGCCGGCGAGATCGTGAACGGCACGATCTCGGCTCCGACGGCGGCTGAGGTGGCACGGCGGATCGAATATCTCAAGCTGCTGCCGATCGAGACCACCGAGGACAAGCGCGCATCCGGCGCCACCGGTGGCCGCAGCCTGTTCGGCGGGCCGAGTGCCGCCGAGGTCACCACCTTCACGCGCGATCTCGCCCTGCTGCTCAAGGCCGGCGCGCGTCTCGACGATGCCCTGGAGCTTTTGTCCGGCGATGCCGATGTCGGCCGGATGCGTCCGGTGGTGGCCAAAATCCGCGCGGCCCTGCTCACCGGCGAGAGCTTTGCCGATGCGGTGGCGGATCATCCGACCCTGTTCCAGCCGATGTACATCGCCCTGGTCCGGGTGGGGGAAATCTCCGGCACGCTCGACTCGGTGCTCGAGATGCTGGGGACCGAGCGCGCGCGTTCCGAGCAGATGCGGCGGAAGCTGACCGACGCCATGCAATATCCGGCCTTCGTGCTGGTCGCGGCATCCGGCGTGATGCTGTTCTTCCTGCTGTTCGTGCTGCCGCAATTCTCGACCGTGCTGGGCGATTTCGGCGGCAAGTCGGATACGGCACTCGCCAGCTTCATCGCGGTGTCGGATTTCCTGCGGGCCAATGCCACGGCGGCGAGCCTGATCAGTGCGGCCACGATTGCGCTCGCATGGTGGCTGCTGCGGCAGGCGCGCGTGCGCGCCGCGCTGGTCAGCGGGATCTCGCGGCTGCCGGGCATCAGCAGCGCCTTCCAGTTCTATCGCGCAAGCCTGTTTTGCCGCAATCTGGGCGTCCTGCTCGGCAGCGGCGTCAACCTCACGGCCGCGTTGCGCATCCTCGTCGACATCATGGCGGTGACCGGGAGCGGGGCGAACTGGACCGCCGCCGCCGACCGCGTCCGCCATGGCGGAAAATTGTCGGACGCGCTCGCCGTGGCGGACAGCCTGCCGCCGATGGCGGTCCGCATGCTGCGGCTCGGCGAAGAGACCGGGCAGCTGCCGGTGCTGGCCGGGCGGGTCGCGGAATTCTACGAAGCAAAATTGCAGCGCAGCCTGGACCGTGTCGTCGGCATCGTCGGTCCACTGGCGATCATCACGATCAGCACCGTCGTCGGCGGACTGATCGTATCGGTGATGACGGCGCTGCTCTCGGTCACGCAGCTAGTCGGTTAG